GAATACGCAGAGGCCGTCTGAAAACGCTGTTTCGGCACAGCCAAAAACTGTTTCTCAGACGGCCTCTGCGCGCAGCAGACGTAAAAACACCGGAAGCCCGCAAAAGCAGGCTTCCGGCTGAACTCGCTAGGCTATGCGATTAGCGGCATTGCGAAGGAGCGTATTTTTCCAGAACAGTACCGGCAGTACCAGCTGCGCCGATTTGTTTGGTAGCAGTAGCGTTGGTAGCGGATTGGCAAGACCAGTCGAGGTTACCGGCAACGCCGTCAGTCAGGGCTTTGGCCAGACGGGTTTTGTTGGTACCGTCGTTGATCCAAGGAGTCAGAACCAGAGTGTCTTCACCGGTTTTCACACCAACGGCAGCACCGTCGAATGTAACAGTCAGTTCGCCGCGAGTGTCGCCGGTAGTGTTCATCAGCACGCTTTTCACGTATTTGGAAGTAGCACCAGTACCGTTAGCCTGACGGTTCCAAGCGGCAACAGCGATGTCCAAGTCGTTTACGGAAGTAGCGTCGGTACCGAGCATGGTTTTGGCGGATTCGGCCAGGTTCAGACCCTCAGTGATACGGCTGCGGACAGTGTAGTC
The window above is part of the Neisseria bacilliformis genome. Proteins encoded here:
- a CDS encoding pilin is translated as MKAMQKGFTLIELMIVVAIIGILAAIALPAYQDYTVRSRITEGLNLAESAKTMLGTDATSVNDLDIAVAAWNRQANGTGATSKYVKSVLMNTTGDTRGELTVTFDGAAVGVKTGEDTLVLTPWINDGTNKTRLAKALTDGVAGNLDWSCQSATNATATKQIGAAGTAGTVLEKYAPSQCR